A part of Desulfovulcanus ferrireducens genomic DNA contains:
- the radC gene encoding RadC family protein: MKNQPHYLGHRKRLKEKLRKEPSLLEDHEVLELLLGYALPRKDTKPLAKELLSRFGSFKEILFARTSELEQTPGIGHGVSTFWLLWREFWSRLEQSDFKPKIVLDSPGKVASLARTRLCFLEIEEFWIILVDTKNGLLAFEKLCSGTVDQALVFPREVIALALEFKASGLILLHNHPGGDPRPSPQDFQLTERLQRIAQDLGLRVLDHIIITRDNYFSFQEERKM; encoded by the coding sequence ATGAAAAATCAGCCTCATTATTTAGGACATAGGAAGAGACTAAAGGAAAAGCTACGCAAAGAACCATCATTATTAGAGGATCATGAGGTATTAGAACTCCTTTTGGGCTATGCTCTACCACGTAAGGACACTAAGCCTCTTGCAAAAGAGCTTTTGAGTCGATTTGGCTCATTTAAAGAAATTCTCTTTGCAAGAACAAGTGAACTTGAGCAGACTCCGGGTATAGGACATGGAGTCAGTACTTTCTGGCTCTTATGGCGAGAGTTTTGGAGCCGGTTAGAGCAATCGGATTTCAAGCCTAAAATTGTCTTGGATTCTCCGGGAAAAGTTGCCAGCCTAGCTAGAACCAGACTTTGTTTTTTAGAGATTGAAGAATTTTGGATCATTCTGGTGGATACCAAAAACGGACTTCTTGCCTTTGAAAAACTTTGTTCCGGTACTGTTGATCAAGCCCTTGTTTTCCCCAGGGAAGTCATTGCCCTGGCGTTGGAATTTAAGGCTAGTGGGTTGATTTTATTACACAATCATCCAGGAGGTGATCCTAGACCTTCTCCACAAGATTTCCAACTGACCGAAAGGCTGCAAAGAATTGCTCAAGACTTGGGACTTCGAGTCCTGGATCATATCATCATTACTCGAGATAATTATTTTAGTTTTCAAGAAGAGAGAAAAATGTAA
- the holA gene encoding DNA polymerase III subunit delta, whose translation MNRPGFTFCICPDLSLIQDYIQRQLDNFPHKKWNKKIFWGDEPLSDNFWSALSQPDLFGTGQVIILRRCEQLPADFWSDLSRYLKGFKACIWPFFCLEKNWERGKPKIPKVIEKQKYWDIAKKKGWIWQNPGLTRASLPDYITKWAKRHGKKITPQVLNVMVSLAPEDSTTLNNELKKLELYVGQREHIELVDLAVLNSYADIDIFAFFKGVQTKGQDIKLWSKVLREQQSGGDFFFPFLGLLVREARILWQLVTGDEKHVSLYPKLKSQKKSMAQKLGLKKLSLIFDLALEAEVNVKTGQYTAEQALEILTAKLIDYFHN comes from the coding sequence ATGAATCGACCAGGTTTTACCTTTTGTATCTGTCCGGATTTAAGTCTTATTCAAGATTACATTCAGAGACAGCTGGATAATTTCCCTCATAAAAAGTGGAACAAAAAAATCTTCTGGGGAGATGAACCCCTGTCAGATAACTTCTGGTCGGCTTTAAGTCAGCCTGATCTTTTTGGTACCGGCCAAGTGATCATTTTGCGCCGTTGTGAACAATTGCCGGCAGACTTCTGGTCAGATTTAAGTCGCTATCTTAAAGGTTTTAAGGCCTGTATATGGCCTTTTTTTTGTCTGGAAAAAAACTGGGAGAGAGGCAAACCTAAAATTCCTAAGGTCATTGAGAAGCAAAAATACTGGGATATAGCCAAAAAAAAGGGCTGGATATGGCAAAATCCAGGACTAACCAGGGCTAGTTTGCCAGATTACATTACAAAATGGGCCAAAAGACATGGGAAAAAAATTACTCCCCAGGTTTTAAATGTCATGGTAAGTCTGGCCCCTGAGGACAGTACAACTTTAAATAACGAACTTAAAAAGCTGGAACTTTACGTAGGGCAGCGTGAGCACATTGAACTTGTTGACCTTGCTGTACTTAATTCTTATGCGGATATAGATATATTCGCCTTTTTCAAGGGCGTACAGACCAAAGGTCAGGATATCAAGCTTTGGTCCAAAGTCCTGCGAGAGCAGCAAAGCGGTGGAGATTTTTTTTTCCCTTTTTTAGGGTTGTTGGTTCGGGAAGCCAGAATACTATGGCAGCTAGTCACGGGCGATGAAAAGCACGTCTCCCTTTATCCAAAACTTAAGAGTCAGAAGAAAAGCATGGCTCAAAAACTTGGTTTAAAAAAACTTTCGCTTATTTTTGATCTGGCCCTGGAAGCTGAAGTAAATGTTAAAACCGGCCAGTACACAGCAGAACAGGCACTTGAAATCCTAACAGCAAAATTAATAGATTATTTTCATAATTAA
- a CDS encoding acylphosphatase, which translates to MKSMHCLVSGKVQGVYFRAWTHDQAKNLNLTGWVRNLKEGQVEILAQGDEENLNELKKRLFQGSPLSRVESVHCEFIDYDKTYDKFEIRG; encoded by the coding sequence ATGAAAAGCATGCATTGTCTTGTCAGTGGTAAGGTTCAGGGGGTTTATTTTCGAGCCTGGACACATGATCAGGCCAAAAACCTGAATCTTACCGGTTGGGTCAGGAACTTGAAAGAGGGACAGGTGGAGATTTTGGCTCAGGGTGATGAGGAAAATTTAAATGAGTTAAAAAAACGGTTATTCCAGGGTTCACCATTGAGCCGTGTTGAGAGTGTTCATTGTGAATTCATTGATTATGACAAGACTTACGATAAATTTGAGATAAGAGGCTAA
- the lon gene encoding endopeptidase La — protein MNEEKFDSRFSEQDQGENPIKEKKNEHETDELDIPTTLPLLAVRDIVVFNYMILPLFVGREKSIQAVDAALNKNRYILICTQKDEKIDEPGPDDIYHTGTVGMIMRMLKMPDGRLKVLVQGLRRARIKEFLQQEPFDLVEVELIKEKEVKEFGPEEEALLRAAREQSERILTMRGIDATEIMAVLNSVDDHGRLADLIASNLRMKTPEAQKILECEDPIERLRLVNQQLAKEVEVATMQAKIQNMAKEGMDKAQREYFLREQLKAIRKELGDTGEGAEEIEELRQALKKAGLPAKVLKEAEKQLKRLESMHPESSEATVIRTYLDWLVELPWKKTSRDRIDIKEAERILNEDHYDLEKVKERILEYLSVRKLNPKMKGPILCFVGPPGVGKTSLGRSIARALNRKFVRMSLGGMRDEAEIRGHRRTYIGSMPGRIIQGMKEAGTKNPVFMLDEIDKVGTDFRGDPSSALLEVLDPEQNYSFTDHYLNVPFDLSKVMFICTANILDTIPPALLDRMETIRIPGYTEQEKIKIARKYLLPRQIKENGLKPEDIQITDSVLAKTIRYYTREAGLRNLEREIGNICRKVARMVVEGKKGPFRITLKRLNKLLGPPRFLDEDREKELPPGVALGLAWTPYGGEILHIEVSIMPGKGKLILTGQMGDVMKESAQAALSYARSRAHKFNLDDDFAEKKDIHIHVPAGATPKDGPSAGVTMVTALISALTNKSVSNDIAMTGEITLRGRVLPVGGIKEKILAAVGAGVKKVIIPAQNKKDLEDIPRELRRKVKVKTVENVDEIWPLVQLDEHNK, from the coding sequence ATGAATGAAGAAAAGTTTGATTCTCGGTTTTCTGAGCAAGATCAAGGTGAAAATCCTATCAAAGAAAAGAAAAATGAACACGAAACTGATGAATTAGATATCCCTACCACTCTTCCGCTTTTAGCAGTGCGAGATATCGTGGTTTTTAACTACATGATTCTGCCTTTGTTTGTGGGCCGCGAAAAGAGCATTCAGGCTGTTGATGCGGCTCTAAATAAAAATAGATACATATTAATTTGTACCCAAAAAGACGAGAAGATAGATGAACCAGGCCCGGATGATATCTATCACACAGGTACTGTAGGCATGATTATGCGCATGCTAAAGATGCCTGATGGCCGGCTTAAAGTGCTGGTCCAAGGACTAAGGCGGGCTAGGATCAAAGAGTTTCTTCAGCAGGAGCCTTTTGATCTGGTTGAAGTAGAGTTGATAAAAGAAAAAGAGGTAAAAGAATTTGGTCCTGAAGAAGAAGCTCTGCTTAGGGCAGCCAGAGAGCAAAGTGAACGCATTTTAACCATGCGCGGAATTGATGCCACAGAAATTATGGCTGTTTTAAATAGTGTTGATGATCATGGTAGATTAGCTGACCTCATTGCCTCAAACCTGCGTATGAAAACGCCAGAAGCACAGAAAATTCTGGAATGTGAGGATCCCATTGAGCGCCTTAGACTGGTCAATCAACAGCTAGCCAAAGAAGTAGAAGTAGCCACCATGCAGGCCAAGATTCAGAATATGGCCAAGGAAGGCATGGACAAGGCCCAACGCGAGTATTTTTTAAGAGAGCAGCTTAAAGCGATTCGTAAGGAACTTGGTGATACCGGAGAGGGAGCCGAAGAGATAGAGGAACTACGCCAGGCACTGAAGAAGGCAGGGTTGCCGGCCAAAGTGTTAAAGGAAGCAGAAAAGCAGCTTAAAAGGCTGGAAAGCATGCACCCCGAATCTTCTGAGGCCACAGTTATCCGCACTTATCTGGATTGGCTGGTTGAACTACCTTGGAAGAAGACTTCTCGTGACCGCATCGACATAAAAGAGGCAGAAAGAATTCTTAACGAGGACCACTATGATCTGGAAAAGGTCAAAGAGAGAATTCTGGAATATTTAAGTGTACGAAAACTAAACCCCAAAATGAAAGGGCCTATCCTTTGCTTTGTCGGACCTCCGGGAGTAGGTAAAACTTCTTTGGGCAGGTCTATTGCCCGGGCTTTAAATAGAAAGTTTGTACGCATGTCTTTGGGTGGAATGCGTGATGAAGCTGAAATCAGAGGGCATCGCCGGACGTATATTGGTTCTATGCCAGGGCGAATTATTCAGGGGATGAAAGAAGCAGGGACAAAAAACCCTGTTTTTATGCTAGATGAAATAGATAAAGTGGGCACTGACTTCAGAGGAGATCCTTCTTCGGCTTTGCTCGAAGTTCTTGATCCGGAACAAAATTACAGCTTTACTGACCATTATTTGAATGTTCCTTTTGATTTATCCAAAGTTATGTTTATATGTACCGCTAATATACTGGATACGATACCACCTGCTTTGCTCGACCGCATGGAAACTATCCGAATTCCAGGATACACTGAACAGGAAAAGATTAAAATTGCCAGAAAATATCTTTTGCCAAGACAAATTAAAGAAAATGGTCTTAAACCTGAGGACATACAGATTACTGATAGTGTCCTGGCTAAAACAATCAGATATTATACCCGGGAAGCAGGTCTGAGAAATCTGGAAAGAGAAATAGGCAATATTTGTCGCAAGGTAGCCAGGATGGTGGTAGAAGGGAAAAAAGGACCTTTTCGTATCACACTTAAGCGACTGAACAAGCTTTTAGGCCCCCCCCGGTTTCTGGATGAAGATCGAGAGAAGGAACTTCCGCCTGGAGTTGCTCTAGGTTTAGCCTGGACTCCTTATGGAGGCGAAATCCTCCATATTGAGGTTAGCATAATGCCGGGTAAAGGAAAACTTATCCTTACCGGTCAGATGGGAGATGTCATGAAGGAAAGTGCTCAGGCTGCCTTGAGCTATGCTCGGAGTCGAGCCCATAAGTTCAATCTGGATGATGATTTTGCCGAGAAAAAAGATATCCATATCCATGTTCCGGCCGGAGCAACTCCAAAAGATGGTCCCTCGGCAGGGGTAACCATGGTTACAGCACTTATTTCTGCCTTGACCAATAAATCTGTCAGCAATGATATTGCCATGACTGGTGAGATTACCCTGAGAGGAAGGGTGTTGCCTGTAGGCGGAATTAAGGAAAAGATACTGGCAGCTGTAGGCGCGGGAGTAAAAAAGGTAATTATTCCCGCTCAGAACAAAAAAGACTTGGAAGATATACCAAGAGAACTCAGACGGAAGGTTAAGGTCAAAACAGTAGAAAATGTTGATGAAATCTGGCCTCTCGTTCAACTAGACGAGCATAATAAATAA
- the lptE gene encoding LPS assembly lipoprotein LptE has product MKQRPIIFLLIFLLCGCGYHFSSFSPVTLPRGYTSLYISRVVNPSQESWLEPKIRSYLREELTRRGQVRWVSKDKAEVLIRVNIKEISTASSIKGENDQSIKYVARVVLEVLMFSAMDKTLIWTSGLINGNKSFYNESEKKVATEEAVERALDLVLDRLGNRF; this is encoded by the coding sequence ATGAAACAACGACCAATTATCTTTTTGTTGATTTTTTTACTGTGTGGATGTGGCTATCATTTTTCTTCCTTTTCTCCCGTAACCCTGCCGCGGGGTTATACTTCTCTATATATATCACGAGTAGTTAATCCTTCACAGGAGTCGTGGCTGGAGCCCAAGATAAGGTCTTATCTGCGAGAGGAACTTACCAGGCGTGGCCAGGTAAGGTGGGTGAGCAAGGATAAGGCGGAAGTTCTGATAAGAGTAAACATCAAGGAGATTTCTACGGCTAGCAGTATTAAAGGTGAAAATGATCAATCAATAAAATATGTAGCCCGAGTGGTTTTAGAAGTACTCATGTTCTCCGCCATGGATAAAACACTCATCTGGACTTCTGGTTTGATTAATGGAAATAAATCCTTTTATAATGAAAGCGAAAAAAAGGTCGCTACTGAAGAAGCCGTGGAAAGGGCCTTGGACCTGGTGTTGGATCGTCTGGGAAATCGTTTTTAA